A single genomic interval of Sebastes umbrosus isolate fSebUmb1 chromosome 9, fSebUmb1.pri, whole genome shotgun sequence harbors:
- the cetn4 gene encoding caltractin yields MATGSRKTSATGQRKKSGPKNELSEEQKQEIKEAFDLFDTDGTGTIDVKELKVAMRALGFEPKKEEIKKMIADIDKAGSGTIDFSDFLSMMTLKMGEKDSKEEIMKAFRLFDDDGTGRISFKNLKRVAKELGENLTDDELQEMIDEADQDGDGEINEQEFLRIMKKTNLY; encoded by the exons atg GCTACAGGCTCCCGAAAAACATCTGCTACTGGTCAAAGGAAAAAATCAGGACCAAAGAATGAACTGAGTGAGGAGCAGAAGCAGGAGATTAAAGAGGCTTTTGATCTCTTTGACACAGATGGCACTGGAACAATAGATGTGAAAGAGCTAAAG GTTGCCATGAGAGCACTTGGGTTTGAACCAAAGAAAGAAGAGATCAAGAAGATGATTGCAGACATTGATAAAGCGGGCTCTGGAACAATTGACTTCAGTGACTTTCTCAGTATGATGACACTGAAAATG GGTGAAAAAGACTCCAAAGAAGAGATAATGAAGGCTTTCCGGCTGTTTGATGACGACGGCACGGGAAGAATCTCGTTCAAAAATCTCAAGAGAGTTGCCAAGGAGCTGGGTGAAAACCTCACAGATGATGAATTACAG GAAATGATCGACGAGGcagaccaagatggtgatggtgagATCAACGAGCAGGAGTTCTTGAGGATAATGAAGAAGACCAATCTTTACTGA
- the bbs12 gene encoding Bardet-Biedl syndrome 12 protein isoform X1 has protein sequence MRIEIATCRIATKKQRACAVLNRPEQLGGEEKKLSYIIKAPQVMLGTTIINHRQHVGLQKLSALAGITHSSLGPIKKYKFIQDDTSGESALVCSCFRIFENLELTCAVGQLVYETIQAHQKVYHTGSGCLLFLAGAWSRAALECLQRGISIAHIISAMSEGMDLCLDVCRKCSISTEGLGVEQSESCTATSQGLGLQLSKKAIVEASQPSCHLQGTTKVGHKTLNGSGHRKIKLSRHFYEAKSEPQTHQPKLPDIPHIAEGLSHGCADVMNLVVKASRIQSKNNQQDISCSTFDVTKVMTCVLPGLTEEHACVLPGCIVLVSAEQESVAHHLKELHLKVALIDGDLSDTYRHLGFKRPTGIQCVSDQSDLTSSTKEEEWMEKIATLLLNLEVNLILVSGVVSEKVIQRFCRHHILVMEKAKASILKAFANATGAVPVTYATQLSKHCVGTGVKVAIWRDLSGHERKTSTAVNITTVDNSELVTVILTSCVHGKLQALEDQFWACAYRLHHMLKDKVLLPGAGETEMLCINQLQKQAEHHVKHHRERNGESVQQTKAGTAANPYRGVVLQLMADGLIDYISTIMVNTGKFSKFRARTAVSQQLQDHNGSLGIAAKFSQLFLEGEQEDSGASSPMKSSEAPAVKIIYDNLSVKQEAWRKALDLVFLVLQTDAEVITGMDQKTDGTQEDLMLL, from the exons ATGAGAATTGAGATCGCTACTTGTCGCATAGCAACCAAGAAACAACGCGCATGCGCAGTGCTGAATCGTCCGGAGCAGCTTGGAGGTGAGGAAAAGAAACTATCATACATTATTAAA GCACCTCAAGTAATGCTGGGAACTACAATTATAAACCATCGACAACATGTTGGACTGCAGAAGCTCTCAGCGCTGGCAGGAATCACACATTCCTCTTTGGGCCCAATCAAAAAGTACAAGTTCATCCAAGATGACACGAGTGGGGAGTCCGCTCTTGTGTGCTCGTGTTTTCGCATCTTTGAGAACCTGGAGCTGACCTGCGCGGTGGGTCAGCTGGTTTACGAGACTATTCAAGCCCACCAGAAGGTCTATCACACAGGGTCGGGATGCTTGTTGTTTCTCGCTGGAGCGTGGAGCCGTGCTGCTCTGGAGTGCCTTCAGAGAGGAATTTCAATAGCACACATCATCTCAGCTATGTCTGAAGGAATGGATTTATGCCTGGATGTTTGCAGGAAATGCAGCATCTCAACTGAGGGTCTTGGTGTGGAGCAATCGGAGAGCTGCACTGCGACATCTCAGGGTTTAGGACTTCAGCTGTCAAAGAAAGCCATTGTGGAGGCTTCACAACCATCGTGTCACCTGCAAGGGACAACAAAAGTTGGTCACAAGACTCTAAATGGCAGTGGACACAGGAAAATAAAGCTCAGCAGACATTTTTATGAGGCCAAATCTGAACCGCAAACTCATCAGCCTAAGCTTCCTGACATCCCACACATCGCTGAGGGATTGAGTCACGGTTGTGCCGATGTGATGAATTTAGTCGTCAAAGCCAGCCGGATACAGtcaaaaaataatcagcaagATATCAGCTGTTCCACGTTTGATGTTACAAAAGTGATGACTTGTGTGCTACCTGGGTTAACAGAGGAGCATGCATGTGTATTACCAGGCTGCATTGTTCTTGTATCTGCTGAACAGGAATCAGTTGCACATCACTTAAAAGAACTGCACTTGAAGGTCGCTCTGATTGATGGAGATTTATCAGATACctatcgccatcttggctttaaAAGGCCAACAGGTATACAGTGTGTGAGTGACCAGTCAGATTTGACAAGTTCAACCAAAGAGGAAGAGTGGATGGAAAAGATTGCGACACTTTTGTTGAATCTGGAAGTGAACCTGATACTAGTCAGCGGGGTTGTTAGTGAGAAAGTGATTCAGCGCTTTTGTAGACACCATATACTTGTGATGGAAAAAGCGAAGGCCTCCATTTTGAAGGCATTCGCCAATGCAACGGGAGCTGTTCCAGTGACTTACGCCACACAGTTGAGTAAGCACTGTGTTGGGACTGGCGTGAAGGTTGCAATATGGAGGGACCTCAGCGGCCATGAGAGGAAGACCTCAACAGCTGTGAATATTACCACTGTTGACAACAGCGAGTTGGTCACAGTGATCCTCACAAGCTGTGTACACGGCAAGCTGCAGGCCCTCGAGGACCAGTTTTGGGCATGTGCTTATCGTTTACATCACATGCTGAAAGACAAAGTCCTCCTGCCTGGTGCTGGAGAGACGGAAATGCTTTGTATTAATCAACTTCAAAAGCAAGCAGAGCATCATGTCAAGCATCACAGAGAGAGGAACGGGGAATCTGTCCAACAAACCAAAGCAGGAACAGCAGCTAACCCTTACAGGGGTGTAGTGCTGCAACTCATGGCAGATGGTTTAATAGATTACATATCCACTATAATGGTTAACACCGGAAAGTTTTCAAAATTCAGAGCCAGGACTGCTGTGAGCCAACAACTGCAGGACCATAACGGAAGCCTGGGCATTGCTGCAAAGTTCTCACAACTCTTTTTGGAAGGTGAACAAGAGGATAGTGGAGCTTCATCACCAATGAAATCCAGTGAAGCGCCAGCAGTAAAGATAATCTACGATAATCTGAGCGTGAAGCAGGAAGCATGGAGGAAAGCCTTAGATCTGGTTTTCCTGGTTTTACAGACTGATGCAGAGGTCATCACGGGCATGGACCAAAAAACTGATGGTACACAGGAAGATCTGATGCTGTTATGA
- the bbs12 gene encoding Bardet-Biedl syndrome 12 protein isoform X2: protein MLGTTIINHRQHVGLQKLSALAGITHSSLGPIKKYKFIQDDTSGESALVCSCFRIFENLELTCAVGQLVYETIQAHQKVYHTGSGCLLFLAGAWSRAALECLQRGISIAHIISAMSEGMDLCLDVCRKCSISTEGLGVEQSESCTATSQGLGLQLSKKAIVEASQPSCHLQGTTKVGHKTLNGSGHRKIKLSRHFYEAKSEPQTHQPKLPDIPHIAEGLSHGCADVMNLVVKASRIQSKNNQQDISCSTFDVTKVMTCVLPGLTEEHACVLPGCIVLVSAEQESVAHHLKELHLKVALIDGDLSDTYRHLGFKRPTGIQCVSDQSDLTSSTKEEEWMEKIATLLLNLEVNLILVSGVVSEKVIQRFCRHHILVMEKAKASILKAFANATGAVPVTYATQLSKHCVGTGVKVAIWRDLSGHERKTSTAVNITTVDNSELVTVILTSCVHGKLQALEDQFWACAYRLHHMLKDKVLLPGAGETEMLCINQLQKQAEHHVKHHRERNGESVQQTKAGTAANPYRGVVLQLMADGLIDYISTIMVNTGKFSKFRARTAVSQQLQDHNGSLGIAAKFSQLFLEGEQEDSGASSPMKSSEAPAVKIIYDNLSVKQEAWRKALDLVFLVLQTDAEVITGMDQKTDGTQEDLMLL from the coding sequence ATGCTGGGAACTACAATTATAAACCATCGACAACATGTTGGACTGCAGAAGCTCTCAGCGCTGGCAGGAATCACACATTCCTCTTTGGGCCCAATCAAAAAGTACAAGTTCATCCAAGATGACACGAGTGGGGAGTCCGCTCTTGTGTGCTCGTGTTTTCGCATCTTTGAGAACCTGGAGCTGACCTGCGCGGTGGGTCAGCTGGTTTACGAGACTATTCAAGCCCACCAGAAGGTCTATCACACAGGGTCGGGATGCTTGTTGTTTCTCGCTGGAGCGTGGAGCCGTGCTGCTCTGGAGTGCCTTCAGAGAGGAATTTCAATAGCACACATCATCTCAGCTATGTCTGAAGGAATGGATTTATGCCTGGATGTTTGCAGGAAATGCAGCATCTCAACTGAGGGTCTTGGTGTGGAGCAATCGGAGAGCTGCACTGCGACATCTCAGGGTTTAGGACTTCAGCTGTCAAAGAAAGCCATTGTGGAGGCTTCACAACCATCGTGTCACCTGCAAGGGACAACAAAAGTTGGTCACAAGACTCTAAATGGCAGTGGACACAGGAAAATAAAGCTCAGCAGACATTTTTATGAGGCCAAATCTGAACCGCAAACTCATCAGCCTAAGCTTCCTGACATCCCACACATCGCTGAGGGATTGAGTCACGGTTGTGCCGATGTGATGAATTTAGTCGTCAAAGCCAGCCGGATACAGtcaaaaaataatcagcaagATATCAGCTGTTCCACGTTTGATGTTACAAAAGTGATGACTTGTGTGCTACCTGGGTTAACAGAGGAGCATGCATGTGTATTACCAGGCTGCATTGTTCTTGTATCTGCTGAACAGGAATCAGTTGCACATCACTTAAAAGAACTGCACTTGAAGGTCGCTCTGATTGATGGAGATTTATCAGATACctatcgccatcttggctttaaAAGGCCAACAGGTATACAGTGTGTGAGTGACCAGTCAGATTTGACAAGTTCAACCAAAGAGGAAGAGTGGATGGAAAAGATTGCGACACTTTTGTTGAATCTGGAAGTGAACCTGATACTAGTCAGCGGGGTTGTTAGTGAGAAAGTGATTCAGCGCTTTTGTAGACACCATATACTTGTGATGGAAAAAGCGAAGGCCTCCATTTTGAAGGCATTCGCCAATGCAACGGGAGCTGTTCCAGTGACTTACGCCACACAGTTGAGTAAGCACTGTGTTGGGACTGGCGTGAAGGTTGCAATATGGAGGGACCTCAGCGGCCATGAGAGGAAGACCTCAACAGCTGTGAATATTACCACTGTTGACAACAGCGAGTTGGTCACAGTGATCCTCACAAGCTGTGTACACGGCAAGCTGCAGGCCCTCGAGGACCAGTTTTGGGCATGTGCTTATCGTTTACATCACATGCTGAAAGACAAAGTCCTCCTGCCTGGTGCTGGAGAGACGGAAATGCTTTGTATTAATCAACTTCAAAAGCAAGCAGAGCATCATGTCAAGCATCACAGAGAGAGGAACGGGGAATCTGTCCAACAAACCAAAGCAGGAACAGCAGCTAACCCTTACAGGGGTGTAGTGCTGCAACTCATGGCAGATGGTTTAATAGATTACATATCCACTATAATGGTTAACACCGGAAAGTTTTCAAAATTCAGAGCCAGGACTGCTGTGAGCCAACAACTGCAGGACCATAACGGAAGCCTGGGCATTGCTGCAAAGTTCTCACAACTCTTTTTGGAAGGTGAACAAGAGGATAGTGGAGCTTCATCACCAATGAAATCCAGTGAAGCGCCAGCAGTAAAGATAATCTACGATAATCTGAGCGTGAAGCAGGAAGCATGGAGGAAAGCCTTAGATCTGGTTTTCCTGGTTTTACAGACTGATGCAGAGGTCATCACGGGCATGGACCAAAAAACTGATGGTACACAGGAAGATCTGATGCTGTTATGA